The following coding sequences are from one Diospyros lotus cultivar Yz01 chromosome 7, ASM1463336v1, whole genome shotgun sequence window:
- the LOC127806223 gene encoding protein phosphatase 2C 56-like, with protein MRSSLMETTNPLEEEEATRPDTVPDLASTCSTASSVFGSDDVPSSSSSGDISAASSSSGEMPAALVSVRRLLGSPAPEPVETPRQKCVGRDNKGVTWGFTSVIGRRREMEDAVAIVPGFMALTCDHVGGCTAPASRCSGEISPLHFFAVYDGHGGSQVAKFCAKRMHEVVAEEWDRETAEGREAEGREWRQRWEAAFSNSFERADNEVMAEAPEMVGSTAVVVVLSGCQIIASNCGDSRAVLCRGTETIALTVDQKPDREDELTRIEAEGGKVINWNGARVLGVLAMSRAIGDRYLRPWIIAVPETIFMTRSEEDECLILASDGLWDVMTNEEVGEVARRILRRRRRSTVDSDIPLAQVVAENLTEIAFGRNSSDNISIIVVDLKSKRKTQPKQ; from the exons ATGCGGAGCTCTCTGATGGAAACTACCAACCcgttagaagaagaagaggctaCCCGACCCGACACGGTTCCAGATTTAGCGTCAACGTGTTCCACTGCATCCTCGGTCTTTGGCAGCGACGATGTTCCCAGCAGCTCGAGCTCCGGCGATATATCGGCCGCCAGCAGCAGCTCCGGGGAGATGCCGGCGGCCCTGGTTTCCGTGCGCCGGCTCCTAGGATCGCCGGCGCCGGAGCCGGTGGAGACGCCGAGGCAGAAGTGTGTCGGGAGGGACAACAAGGGCGTCACGTGGGGCTTCACTTCGGTGATCGGGAGGCGGAGGGAGATGGAGGACGCCGTCGCCATCGTCCCGGGCTTCATGGCGCTCACGTGCGATCACGTGGGAGGCTGCACCGCTCCCGCTTCTCGATGCTCCGGCGAGATCTCGCCGCTCCACTTCTTCGCCGTCTACGACGGCCACGGCGGCTCCCAG gtGGCTAAGTTCTGTGCTAAGCGAATGCATGAAGTGGTAGCAGAGGAGTGGGATAGAGAAACAGCTGAAGGACGTGAAGCTGAAGGACGTGAATGGCGGCAGAGGTGGGAAGCAGCATTCTCTAATAGTTTTGAGAGGGCTGACAATGAAGTTATGGCAGAGGCACCAGAAATGGTTGGATCAACTGCTGTTGTGGTGGTTCTATCAGGTTGCCAAATCATTGCATCCAACTGTGGTGATTCAAGGGCGGTGCTTTGCCGTGGGACTGAAACAATCGCCTTGACTGTTGATCAGAAG CCTGATAGAGAAGATGAACTGACCCGAATTGAAGCCGAGGGAGGGAAAGTTATAAATTGGAATGGTGCAAGGGTCTTAGGAGTCCTCGCCATGTCCAGAGCTATAG GTGATAGGTATTTGAGACCATGGATCATTGCTGTTCCTGAAACAATTTTCATGACAAGGAGTGAAGAAGATGAGTGCCTGATCCTAGCGAGTGACGGCCTTTGGGATGTCATGACAAATGAAGAGGTGGGAGAGGTGGCTCGCCGCATCTTAAGAAGGCGGCGCAGGTCCACGGTGGACAGTGACATTCCGTTGGCGCAAGTTGTTGCTGAGAATCTCACTGAAATAGCTTTTGGGAGAAACAGTTCTGACAACATTTCTATCATTGTTGTCGATCtaaaatcaaagagaaagacTCAGCCAAAGCAATAG
- the LOC127806222 gene encoding putative ABC transporter B family member 8, producing the protein MGFSFKNEVGRGKLAVIFRYADWADILLMLLGTLGAIGDGMSTNCLLLYVNRLFNILGYGKNQNSNENFMDEVEKCTLYFVFLGLAVMVAAFMEGYCWSKTSERQVLKIRYRYLEAVLRQEVGFFDSQEATTSEIINSISKDSSLIQEVLSERVPKFVMHASQFISGIGFSAYFSWRLALVALPTVPLLIIPGLIYGKTLLYLSSKSFKEYNKANAILEQALSSIKTVYSFTAEKTIVDRYSSILDRTTKLGIQKGIVKGVAVGSTGLSFAIWALLAWYGSYLIMHKAESGGQIYASGIAFIMGGVSLGMALPEVKYLTEAAVAASRIIDRINRIPAIDGEDTEGIVLDKIRGEVEFEHVKFTYPSRPDSIVLKDFSLRIEAGKTVALVGASGSGKSTVIALLQRFYDADGGTLSIDGVDIKAMKLKWLRGKMGLVSQEHALFGTSVKGNIMFGKLDATMDEVVAAAMAANAHNFIRELPEGYETKVGERGALLSGGQKQRIAIARAIIKNPVILLLDEATSALDSESETLVQHALDQASMGRTTLVVAHKLSTVRNADLIAVMSDGCVIEIGSHNELINRKDGHYAKLAKLQRQFSVDDQEQPLETHPSSAAKGSAARLSAGRSSPAIFPTPLPTTGEPQPAPYPPPYFSRLLSVNSPEWKQGVVGSLSAMAFGAVQPVYAITVGGMISAFFSPSHEEVEARIRTYSLIFSSLALISIVVNILQHYSFAYMGEKLTTRIRLRMLEKILSFEPAWFDEEKNSSGALCARMNNEASMVKSLVADRVSLIVQTVSSVTIALVMGLVIAWKLALLMIAVQPLTILCFYMRKVLLSSITSNFVKAQNQSTQIAVESVYNHRIVTSFGSIKKILQLFDEAQDEPRKEARKKSWLAGLGMGSAQCLTFLCWALDFWYGGRLVNSGDISAADVFKTFFILVSTGKVIADAGSMTSDIAKGSAAVASVFAILDRQSLIPGSYSAGNGTKMEEMAGHIEMKRVDFAYPSRAKKLVLKQFCLEVKAGTSIGLVGRSGCGKSTVIALIQRFYDAEKGTVKMDGMDIRSLDITWYRRHMALVSQEPVIYSGSIRDNIMFGKPGASENEVVEAAIAANAHEFISALKDGYETGCGERGVQLSGGQKQRIAIARAIIRNPTTLLLDEATSALDVQSEQVVQEALDRIMVGRTTVVVAHRLNTIRKLDSIAFLSDGKVVEQGSYAQLKNQRGAFFSLASLQSK; encoded by the exons ATGGGTTTTTCATTTAAGAATGAGGTGGGGAGAGGGAAATTGGCTGTGATATTCAGGTATGCTGATTGGGCAGACATTTTGCTCATGTTGTTGGGTACTCTGGGAGCTATTGGAGATGGCATGTCAACAAACTGTTTGCTGCTGTATGTTAACCGCCTTTTTAACATCTTGGGCTATGGCAAGAACCAGAATAGTAATGAGAATTTCATGGATGAAGTTGAAAAG TGCACTTTGTATTTTGTATTCTTGGGATTAGCAGTCATGGTGGCGGCTTTCATGg AGGGTTACTGCTGGAGTAAAACCAGTGAGAGGCAGGTGCTGAAGATTCGTTACCGATATCTGGAAGCTGTTCTAAGACAAGAAGTCGGGTTTTTCGATTCGCAAGAAGCAACCACTTCAGAGATAATCAACAGCATATCAAAAGATTCTTCATTGATACAAGAAGTTCTCAGTGAGAGG GTGCCAAAGTTTGTGATGCACGCATCACAGTTCATCTCAGGAATTGGATTCTCAGCCTACTTCTCATGGAGGCTGGCTTTAGTGGCACTACCAACTGTGCCTCTCTTAATCATTCCAGGATTAATCTATGGAAAGACCCTTCTCTATTTGTCCAGCAAGTCCTTTAAGGAGTACAACAAAGCAAATGCCATACTGGAGCAGGCTCTTAGCTCCATCAAAACTGTCTATTCATTCACTGCCGAGAAGACTATAGTCGACAGATATTCGTCGATCCTCGATCGGACGACGAAGCTGGGGATTCAGAAAGGAATTGTAAAAG GTGTTGCTGTGGGCAGCACAGGGCTTTCATTTGCAATATGGGCTCTCCTTGCTTGGTATGGAAGCTACTTGATTATGCACAAGGCAGAGAGTGGAGGACAAATTTATGCTTCAGGCATTGCATTCATAATGGGGGGAGT GTCCCTTGGAATGGCACTTCCAGAAGTTAAGTACTTGACAGAGGCTGCAGTTGCAGCATCCCGAATCATCGATAGGATCAACCGGATCCCAGCAATCGATGGGGAAGACACAGAAGGAATTGTTCTAGACAAGATAAGGGGAGAAGTGGAATTTGAACATGTCAAGTTCACCTACCCCTCTCGCCCGGACTCCATTGTTCTCAAAGATTTCAGCCTCAGAATCGAGGCCGGGAAGACTGTGGCTCTTGTTGGTGCCAGTGGAAGTGGCAAATCCACCGTCATTGCATTGCTGCAGAGGTTCTATGATGCGGATGGTGGGACTTTGTCCATTGATGGTGTTGATATAAAGGCAATGAAGTTGAAATGGCTTAGAGGCAAAATGGGGCTTGTTAGCCAGGAGCATGCCCTGTTTGGGACATCTGTAAAGGGGAACATCATGTTTGGGAAGCTTGATGCAACTATGGATGAAGTTGTGGCCGCGGCAATGGCTGCAAATGCTCACAATTTCATCAGAGAGCTGCCGGAAGGGTATGAGACCAAG GTTGGCGAAAGAGGAGCACTCTTATCGGGTGGGCAGAAGCAGAGAATTGCCATTGCCAGAGCCATTATTAAGAACCCCGTGATTCTCTTGCTTGATGAAGCCACAAGTGCACTCGATTCAGAATCCGAGACACTGGTGCAACATGCTCTAGATCAAGCCTCCATGGGGAGAACCACTTTG GTCGTAGCCCACAAGCTCTCAACCGTGAGAAATGCAGATCTTATCGCAGTAATGAGTGATGGTTGTGTTATTGAAATAGGCTCGCACAATGAGCTAATCAACCGGAAAGATGGTCACTATGCAAAACTAGCAAAGCTGCAGCGGCAATTCAGTGTCGATGATCAGGAGCAGCCTCTCGAAACACATCCCTCCTCTGCTGCAAAAGGCAGTGCTGCCAGGCTAAGCGCAGGCAGATCGAGCCCGGCTATATTTCCTACGCCATTACCCACCACCGGTGAACCTCAGCCTGCACCTTACCCGCCTCCATACTTTTCGAGGCTCTTGTCTGTGAACTCTCCTGAGTGGAAACAAGGTGTAGTTGGAAGTTTGTCGGCCATGGCCTTCGGTGCAGTGCAGCCTGTCTATGCCATCACAGTCGGGGGGATGATTTCAGCTTTCTTCTCACCTAGTCATGAGGAAGTGGAGGCTAGAATTAGGACATACTCTTTGATTTTCTCTTCACTCGCCTTGATTTCCATCGTTGTAAATATCTTGCAACACTACAGTTTTGCTTACATGGGGGAGAAGCTAACAACGAGGATCAGATTGAGAATGCTCGAGAAAATATTGAGCTTTGAACCGGCATGGTTTGATGAAGAGAAGAACTCAAGTGGGGCCTTGTGTGCTAGAATGAACAATGAAGCTTCCATGGTGAAATCCCTTGTCGCGGATAGAGTTTCTCTTATAGTCCAAACCGTTTCCTCTGTGACCATTGCGCTGGTTATGGGACTAGTCATAGCATGGAAGCTTGCACTCCTTATGATTGCTGTCCAACCGCTCACAATCCTATGTTTCTACATGCGAAAAGTTCTTCTGTCGAGTATTACATCAAACTTCGTCAAGGCTCAAAATCAGAGCACTCAAATTGCTGTTGAATCAGTGTACAATCACAGGATTGTGACTTCATTTGGAAGCATAAAAAAGATTCTTCAGCTCTTCGACGAGGCTCAGGATGAACCGAGAAAGGAGGCTAGAAAGAAGTCCTGGCTTGCAGGGCTTGGAATGGGGTCTGCTCAGTGCCTGACCTTTTTGTGCTGGGCACTGGATTTCTGGTATGGTGGAAGATTAGTAAACTCAGGAGATATTTCAGCAGCAGATGTGTTCAAGACATTCTTCATATTGGTGAGTACCGGGAAAGTTATAGCTGATGCCGGGAGTATGACTTCAGATATAGCCAAAGGCTCTGCAGCTGTGGCATCTGTGTTTGCCATTCTAGATCGACAATCACTAATTCCAGGATCTTATAGTGCGGGGAATGGAACCAAGATGGAGGAAATGGCTGGGCATATAGAGATGAAGAGGGTTGATTTTGCTTATCCAAGCCGGGCAAAGAAACTAGTGTTGAAGCAGTTTTGCTTGGAGGTTAAAGCAGGGACAAGCATTGGACTTGTGGGGAGAAGTGGCTGTGGCAAATCAACAGTGATTGCATTGATTCAGAGATTTTATGATGCGGAGAAGGGGACAGTGAAGATGGATGGGATGGACATAAGATCACTTGACATCACCTGGTACAGAAGGCACATGGCCCTGGTTAGCCAAGAGCCAGTGATCTATTCAGGCAGCATCAGGGACAACATTATGTTCGGGAAGCCCGGCGCATCAGAGAATGAGGTTGTCGAGGCTGCCATTGCTGCCAACGCTCATGAGTTCATCTC GGCACTGAAAGACGGGTATGAAACAGGATGTGGGGAGAGGGGCGTGCAGTTATCAGGAGGACAAAAGCAAAGAATTGCAATTGCAAGAGCAATAATTAGGAATCCAACCACACTATTGCTGGATGAGGCTACCAGTGCACTTGATGTTCAATCCGAGCAAGTGGTGCAGGAAGCACTGGACAGGATCATGGTTGGAAGGACTACGGTGGTGGTGGCTCATCGGCTAAACACCATCAGGAAACTCGACTCCATTGCCTTCCTTTCAGATGGGAAGGTAGTAGAGCAAGGAAGCTATGCTCAGCTAAAGAACCAGCGTGGCGCCTTTTTCAGCCTTGCCAGCCTTCAAAGTAAATAG
- the LOC127806669 gene encoding tRNA A64-2'-O-ribosylphosphate transferase isoform X3, with protein MSPSSPKGGCIIVDSTRKGKRFPDSMSKTIPIWVCVLNRAILRYITKMHGAGTPMEGESNTFGKKSEDIEQVFTDWDCSLHLPLWVPRTEKAAIEDRIEDWIKQLETSGADISSLASALKKPLRPLWISQKTVIWLNEVPESNSWDFTPIILLSASSSSGNFQHRTTSEFSWNYIPGAGDDEESWARGLSPNLFWRHAYDLISLGPDLCNQKVGDIVEKDRVYHAQRGEHAPQVSLKLSKLSVSNSDFPVEETELDFDFPGTENSVWSSSDTCTIFWLGSTNLAVAATEHAGDASDVDCLLNCDRERASLRLDNPEAYLHLPIVNSKLDRFSLLRNLPSAVNFANRNLRKGKKLLICCHSGEDISICVSLAILTSLFNNEGVFDDGKSFSEIRITKLEMRRRLVFICKFAINARPSRGNLKQVFNFLNGGCGNSFS; from the exons ATGTCGCCCTCCTCGCCG AAGGGAGGGTGCATAATTGTTGATTCAACTCGGAAAGGAAAGAGATTTCCAGATAGCATGTCGAAGACCATCCCAATTTGGGTGTGTGTGTTGAATCGGGCAATTTTACGTTATATAACCAAAATGCATGGGGCTGGTACACCAATGGAGGGA GAATCAAACACTTTTGGTAAGAAGAGTGAAGATATTGAACAAGTCTTTACCGACTGGGACTGTTCCCTGCATCTACCCCTCTGGGTTCCTAGAACAGAGAAAGCTGCTATTGAGGACCGCATTGAGGATTGGATCAAGCAATTGGAAACTAGTGGAGCTGATATCTCCTCTCTTGCGTCAGCCTTGAAAAAGCCATTACGCCCCCTATGGATCTCACAAAAAACTGTCATCTGGTTAAATGAAGTACCTGAATCTAATTCTTGGGATTTCACACCAATTATACTTCTTTCAGCATCTTCCTCAAGTGGCAATTTTCAGCACCGGACTACCTCAGAGTTTAGCTGGAATTATATACCTGGAGctggagatgatgaagaaagtTGGGCTAGGGGTTTATCACCTAATCTTTTCTGGAGACATGCTTATGATCTCATAAGTTTGGGTCCTGATTTGTGTAACCAGAAGGTGGGTGATATTGTTGAAAAGGACAGAGTATACCATGCACAAAGGGGAGAGCATGCTCCTCAGGTATCTCTCAAGTTGTCAAAATTGTCAGTGAGTAACAGTGATTTTCCTGTTGAAGAAACAGAGCTTGACTTTGACTTTCCAGGCACTGAAAACAGTGTATGGTCTTCCAGTGACACTTGCACAATATTCTGGTTGGGTTCAACTAATCTTGCTGTGGCTGCTACTGAACATG CTGGAGATGCATCTGATGTTGATTGCCTATTGAACTGTGATAGGGAGAGAGCCTCCCTCCGCCTTGACAATCCTGAAGCATACTTACACCTTCCAATTGTG AATTCAAAATTGGATCGGTTTTCTTTGTTAAGAAATCTCCCTTCTGCAGTGAATTTTGCAAACAGGAACTTAAGAAAGGGGAAGAAACTACTAATTTGCTGCCATAGTg gGGAAGATATCAGCATATGTGTTTCTCTGGCGATCTTGACCTCATTATTCAATAACGAAG GAGTCTTTGATGACGGGAAATCTTTCAGTGAGATACGCATTACCAAGTTGGAGATGCGTAGACGGCTGGTGTTTATCTGCAAATTTGCAATAAATGCTCGGCCATCCAGAGGAAATCTGAAgcaagttttcaattttctaaatgGTGGATGTGGCAATTCCTTCTCATGA
- the LOC127806669 gene encoding tRNA A64-2'-O-ribosylphosphate transferase isoform X1 — translation MEEERVSIYRVARSIKRKENSLYNALRSIYEDSIFVGEISQLWPELPLLANLRCGLWYSAKFHSTCYFKSTDGHANNWSFNTSRLNLHVALLAGQKGGCIIVDSTRKGKRFPDSMSKTIPIWVCVLNRAILRYITKMHGAGTPMEGESNTFGKKSEDIEQVFTDWDCSLHLPLWVPRTEKAAIEDRIEDWIKQLETSGADISSLASALKKPLRPLWISQKTVIWLNEVPESNSWDFTPIILLSASSSSGNFQHRTTSEFSWNYIPGAGDDEESWARGLSPNLFWRHAYDLISLGPDLCNQKVGDIVEKDRVYHAQRGEHAPQVSLKLSKLSVSNSDFPVEETELDFDFPGTENSVWSSSDTCTIFWLGSTNLAVAATEHAGDASDVDCLLNCDRERASLRLDNPEAYLHLPIVNSKLDRFSLLRNLPSAVNFANRNLRKGKKLLICCHSGEDISICVSLAILTSLFNNEGVFDDGKSFSEIRITKLEMRRRLVFICKFAINARPSRGNLKQVFNFLNGGCGNSFS, via the exons ATGGAGGAAGAGAGAGTGAGCATATACAGAGTAGCAAGAAGCATAAAGCGCAAGGAGAACAGTCTATACAACGCGTTGCGATCGATCTACGAGGACTCCATCTTCGTCGGAGAGATCTCGCAGTTGTGGCCGGAGCTCCCGCTGCTCGCCAACCTCCGATGCGGCCTCTGGTACTCCGCTAAGTTCCATTCGACTTGCTATTTCAAATCCACCGACGGCCACGCTAACAATTGGTCCTTCAACACCTCTCGCCTCAACCTCCATGTCGCCCTCCTCGCCG GGCAGAAGGGAGGGTGCATAATTGTTGATTCAACTCGGAAAGGAAAGAGATTTCCAGATAGCATGTCGAAGACCATCCCAATTTGGGTGTGTGTGTTGAATCGGGCAATTTTACGTTATATAACCAAAATGCATGGGGCTGGTACACCAATGGAGGGA GAATCAAACACTTTTGGTAAGAAGAGTGAAGATATTGAACAAGTCTTTACCGACTGGGACTGTTCCCTGCATCTACCCCTCTGGGTTCCTAGAACAGAGAAAGCTGCTATTGAGGACCGCATTGAGGATTGGATCAAGCAATTGGAAACTAGTGGAGCTGATATCTCCTCTCTTGCGTCAGCCTTGAAAAAGCCATTACGCCCCCTATGGATCTCACAAAAAACTGTCATCTGGTTAAATGAAGTACCTGAATCTAATTCTTGGGATTTCACACCAATTATACTTCTTTCAGCATCTTCCTCAAGTGGCAATTTTCAGCACCGGACTACCTCAGAGTTTAGCTGGAATTATATACCTGGAGctggagatgatgaagaaagtTGGGCTAGGGGTTTATCACCTAATCTTTTCTGGAGACATGCTTATGATCTCATAAGTTTGGGTCCTGATTTGTGTAACCAGAAGGTGGGTGATATTGTTGAAAAGGACAGAGTATACCATGCACAAAGGGGAGAGCATGCTCCTCAGGTATCTCTCAAGTTGTCAAAATTGTCAGTGAGTAACAGTGATTTTCCTGTTGAAGAAACAGAGCTTGACTTTGACTTTCCAGGCACTGAAAACAGTGTATGGTCTTCCAGTGACACTTGCACAATATTCTGGTTGGGTTCAACTAATCTTGCTGTGGCTGCTACTGAACATG CTGGAGATGCATCTGATGTTGATTGCCTATTGAACTGTGATAGGGAGAGAGCCTCCCTCCGCCTTGACAATCCTGAAGCATACTTACACCTTCCAATTGTG AATTCAAAATTGGATCGGTTTTCTTTGTTAAGAAATCTCCCTTCTGCAGTGAATTTTGCAAACAGGAACTTAAGAAAGGGGAAGAAACTACTAATTTGCTGCCATAGTg gGGAAGATATCAGCATATGTGTTTCTCTGGCGATCTTGACCTCATTATTCAATAACGAAG GAGTCTTTGATGACGGGAAATCTTTCAGTGAGATACGCATTACCAAGTTGGAGATGCGTAGACGGCTGGTGTTTATCTGCAAATTTGCAATAAATGCTCGGCCATCCAGAGGAAATCTGAAgcaagttttcaattttctaaatgGTGGATGTGGCAATTCCTTCTCATGA
- the LOC127806669 gene encoding uncharacterized protein C3F10.06c isoform X2, with the protein MEEERVSIYRVARSIKRKENSLYNALRSIYEDSIFVGEISQLWPELPLLANLRCGLWYSAKFHSTCYFKSTDGHANNWSFNTSRLNLHVALLAGQKGGCIIVDSTRKGKRFPDSMSKTIPIWVCVLNRAILRYITKMHGAGTPMEGESNTFGKKSEDIEQVFTDWDCSLHLPLWVPRTEKAAIEDRIEDWIKQLETSGADISSLASALKKPLRPLWISQKTVIWLNEVPESNSWDFTPIILLSASSSSGNFQHRTTSEFSWNYIPGAGDDEESWARGLSPNLFWRHAYDLISLGPDLCNQKVGDIVEKDRVYHAQRGEHAPQVSLKLSKLSVSNSDFPVEETELDFDFPGTENSVWSSSDTCTIFWLGSTNLAVAATEHAGDASDVDCLLNCDRERASLRLDNPEAYLHLPIVNSKLDRFSLLRNLPSAVNFANRNLRKGKKLLICCHSGEDISICVSLAILTSLFNNEASNLNAENRSKCCSEYLLT; encoded by the exons ATGGAGGAAGAGAGAGTGAGCATATACAGAGTAGCAAGAAGCATAAAGCGCAAGGAGAACAGTCTATACAACGCGTTGCGATCGATCTACGAGGACTCCATCTTCGTCGGAGAGATCTCGCAGTTGTGGCCGGAGCTCCCGCTGCTCGCCAACCTCCGATGCGGCCTCTGGTACTCCGCTAAGTTCCATTCGACTTGCTATTTCAAATCCACCGACGGCCACGCTAACAATTGGTCCTTCAACACCTCTCGCCTCAACCTCCATGTCGCCCTCCTCGCCG GGCAGAAGGGAGGGTGCATAATTGTTGATTCAACTCGGAAAGGAAAGAGATTTCCAGATAGCATGTCGAAGACCATCCCAATTTGGGTGTGTGTGTTGAATCGGGCAATTTTACGTTATATAACCAAAATGCATGGGGCTGGTACACCAATGGAGGGA GAATCAAACACTTTTGGTAAGAAGAGTGAAGATATTGAACAAGTCTTTACCGACTGGGACTGTTCCCTGCATCTACCCCTCTGGGTTCCTAGAACAGAGAAAGCTGCTATTGAGGACCGCATTGAGGATTGGATCAAGCAATTGGAAACTAGTGGAGCTGATATCTCCTCTCTTGCGTCAGCCTTGAAAAAGCCATTACGCCCCCTATGGATCTCACAAAAAACTGTCATCTGGTTAAATGAAGTACCTGAATCTAATTCTTGGGATTTCACACCAATTATACTTCTTTCAGCATCTTCCTCAAGTGGCAATTTTCAGCACCGGACTACCTCAGAGTTTAGCTGGAATTATATACCTGGAGctggagatgatgaagaaagtTGGGCTAGGGGTTTATCACCTAATCTTTTCTGGAGACATGCTTATGATCTCATAAGTTTGGGTCCTGATTTGTGTAACCAGAAGGTGGGTGATATTGTTGAAAAGGACAGAGTATACCATGCACAAAGGGGAGAGCATGCTCCTCAGGTATCTCTCAAGTTGTCAAAATTGTCAGTGAGTAACAGTGATTTTCCTGTTGAAGAAACAGAGCTTGACTTTGACTTTCCAGGCACTGAAAACAGTGTATGGTCTTCCAGTGACACTTGCACAATATTCTGGTTGGGTTCAACTAATCTTGCTGTGGCTGCTACTGAACATG CTGGAGATGCATCTGATGTTGATTGCCTATTGAACTGTGATAGGGAGAGAGCCTCCCTCCGCCTTGACAATCCTGAAGCATACTTACACCTTCCAATTGTG AATTCAAAATTGGATCGGTTTTCTTTGTTAAGAAATCTCCCTTCTGCAGTGAATTTTGCAAACAGGAACTTAAGAAAGGGGAAGAAACTACTAATTTGCTGCCATAGTg gGGAAGATATCAGCATATGTGTTTCTCTGGCGATCTTGACCTCATTATTCAATAACGAAG CATCAAATTTGAATGCAGAAAATAGAAGTAAGTGTTGTTCCGAGTATCTATTAACCTGA
- the LOC127805722 gene encoding putative F-box/LRR-repeat protein At3g58920 translates to MDDVDRLSNLPVELLEEILMKLSLKEAARTGVLSKDWKNKWLSHPHLQFNDQFAVSSCPNGPAQASVRNHLLCSINRVVFLDTAPRHELIGLPLSDLQGVSDFDRCIRHLSKRSVNAITLEIEKGDRYELHSSLYSFHDMGFLKLSNCALRAPLAFKGFRGLTTLHLEQVTMDQHTFDRVICNSPLLQELKLLDFGGFSVAKIRAPNLRSATVRGNFHHIAFEQTFNLTSVSVCLHESTDQNPIVAGSTCNLIMFFADLPSLHTLELKGQSRKYLAAGVIPKRLPTLCLSLNYLFITIDFNNVLERRAVFCLLRSSPNLRHLVIWLVYEGSNISETEADGTRPEEEEYDGIALTQLRSVSIYYISHVRCQMDFIKFVLGHCPSLEKLSLQARLDAGPSLPIDLLRFPRASSLARIRYDSLSLRLAQN, encoded by the exons ATGGATGATGTAGACAGGCTGTCGAACTTACCAGTGGAATTATTGGAGGAGATTCTGATGAAATTGTCGCTAAAAGAAGCAGCAAGGACCGGCGTCTTGTCCAAGGACTGGAAGAACAAATGGCTATCACATCCTCATCTTCAGTTCAACGATCAATTTGCAGTCAGTTCTTGCCCTAATGGTCCAGCACAAGCATCCGTGAGAAACCACCTCTTGTGTAGTATAAATCGCGTCGTCTTCCTCGATACGGCTCCCAGGCACGAGCTAATTGGACTCCCATTATCAGATCTTCAGGGTGTTAGCGACTTTGATCGGTGTATTCGCCATCTCTCTAAACGTTCCGTCAATGCAATCACACTCGAAATCGAGAAAGGCGACCGCTACGAGCTGCATTCTTCGTTGTATTCCTTCCACGACATGGGGTTTCTGAAATTGTCCAATTGTGCGTTGAGAGCTCCGTTGGCTTTCAAAGGCTTCCGAGGCTTGACGACTCTTCATCTCGAGCAAGTAACCATGGATCAACACACGTTTGATCGCGTGATCTGCAACTCGCCTCTGCTCCAAGAACTGAAGTTATTAGACTTCGGCGGCTTCTCCGTCGCTAAAATCCGAGCTCCCAATCTCAGGTCCGCCACCGTCAGAGGCAATTTCCATCACATTGCCTTTGAGCAAACATTCAATCTAACATCCGTCTCGGTTTGCTTGCATGAAAGCACCGATCAGAATCCAATTGTTGCTGGTTCTACTTGCAATTTGATCATGTTTTTTGCTGATTTGCCTTCTCTCCATACGCTTGAGCTCAAGGGCCAATCTCGCAAG taTTTGGCTGCTGGAGTGATACCAAAGAGGCTGCCAACTCTATGTTTGAGTTTGAATTACCTTTTCATAACCATAGATTTCAACAATGTGTTGGAGCGTCGGGCAGTCTTCTGTCTTCTCCGAAGCTCTCCTAATTTGAGGCATCTTGTCATATGGCTG GTTTACGAAGGGTCGAATATTTCAGAAACGGAAGCTGATGGGACCAGgccagaagaagaagagtacGATGGTATTGCATTGACTCAGTTGCGGTCCGTTTCCATTTATTACATTAGTCACGTGAGATGTCAAATGGatttcatcaaatttgtactCGGACACTGCCCTTCACTTGAGAAGCTGTCTTTACAGGCGAGGCTGGATGCTGGCCCAAGCTTGCCCATTGACTTGCTCCGATTCCCGCGAGCCTCCTCCTTGGCCAGAATCCGTTATGACTCACTCAGCCTCCGCCTTGCTCAGAATTAG